A genomic stretch from Marinimicrobium sp. C6131 includes:
- the gdhA gene encoding NADP-specific glutamate dehydrogenase has translation MVNAQQRIEKIYEEVKNRNPGETEFHQAVWEVIETLTPVLEKRPYYAEQKIIERICEPERQIIFRVPWQDDKGEVHINRGFRVGFNSALGPYKGGLRFHPSVLLGTIKFLAFEQTFKNALTGLPIGSGKGGSDFNPKGKSDNEIMRFCQSFMTELYRHIGEMTDVPAGDIGVGAREIGFLFGQYKRITNRYESGVLTGKNPTWGGALVRKEATGYGVVYFAEEMLKVRNKSLDGKTCVVSGSGNVAIYAIEKLQQLGAKVVACSDSSGVIYDERGIDLETLKAVKEVQRARIQAYTDQHKDAEYREKGNIWDIPCELAFPCATQNELDEQAAQTLIENGCIAVAEGANMPSTPEAVDCFLKNHIAYGPGKAANAGGVATSALEMQQNASRDAWSFEHTESRLRQIMTNIHKDCYDTAREFDMEGNYVAGANIASFRHVADAMLAFGVI, from the coding sequence ATGGTAAATGCCCAACAACGAATAGAAAAAATTTACGAAGAAGTCAAAAACCGTAATCCTGGAGAAACCGAATTTCACCAGGCGGTGTGGGAGGTGATCGAAACCTTGACGCCGGTGCTCGAGAAGCGCCCTTACTACGCTGAGCAGAAAATCATTGAACGCATTTGCGAACCCGAACGGCAGATCATTTTTCGTGTGCCCTGGCAGGACGATAAGGGCGAAGTGCATATCAACCGGGGGTTCCGGGTTGGCTTCAATAGCGCGCTGGGCCCCTATAAAGGGGGGCTGCGCTTCCACCCCAGCGTGCTGCTGGGCACCATCAAGTTTCTCGCCTTTGAACAAACCTTCAAAAATGCCCTGACCGGCTTGCCTATCGGTAGCGGTAAGGGTGGCTCGGACTTTAATCCCAAGGGCAAGTCCGATAACGAAATCATGCGCTTTTGCCAGAGTTTCATGACCGAGCTGTATCGTCATATCGGGGAAATGACCGATGTGCCTGCGGGAGACATTGGTGTCGGTGCTCGGGAAATTGGCTTCCTTTTCGGCCAGTACAAGCGTATTACCAACCGCTATGAATCCGGCGTGCTGACAGGCAAAAACCCCACCTGGGGTGGGGCGCTGGTACGCAAAGAGGCCACGGGTTATGGCGTGGTGTATTTTGCTGAGGAAATGCTCAAAGTTCGCAACAAGTCCCTGGACGGTAAAACCTGTGTCGTATCCGGTTCGGGCAATGTGGCGATCTACGCGATTGAGAAGCTCCAGCAGCTTGGCGCCAAGGTCGTGGCCTGTTCAGACTCCTCGGGCGTTATTTACGATGAGCGCGGTATTGATCTGGAAACCTTGAAGGCGGTCAAAGAGGTGCAGCGTGCCCGCATTCAGGCGTATACCGACCAACACAAAGACGCCGAATATCGTGAAAAAGGCAACATTTGGGATATTCCCTGCGAGTTGGCCTTCCCCTGCGCCACCCAGAATGAGCTGGACGAGCAAGCAGCACAGACACTGATTGAAAACGGCTGTATTGCGGTGGCAGAGGGCGCCAACATGCCCAGCACACCCGAGGCGGTTGATTGCTTCCTGAAGAATCACATTGCTTATGGTCCAGGCAAGGCCGCCAACGCCGGTGGCGTAGCCACCTCAGCGCTGGAAATGCAACAGAATGCCAGCCGCGATGCCTGGAGTTTCGAGCACACTGAAAGCCGACTGCGGCAGATCATGACCAATATCCATAAAGATTGCTACGACACCGCTCGTGAGTTCGATATGGAAGGTAACTATGTAGCCGGCGCGAATATCGCGAGCTTCCGCCATGTGGCGGATGCCATGTTGGCATTTGGCGTTATTTGA
- a CDS encoding nitric-oxide reductase large subunit, producing MGKYKRLWWTLIGTLAVTFGLLGYFGVEVYRKAPPIPDQVVTESGQTLMTETSILDGQTAWQSVGGMQLGSIWGHGAYQAPDWTADWLHRELLAWLELAAQDNFGVSYDELDGRDQNALQYELKEAYRTNTWDAETDTLVVSDRRAQAMAQTADYYSRLFGGAPELQPTRESYAMKEVTLPSEERRDQMTNFFFWTAWAAATERYPGEATYTNNWPHEPLIDNKPTAENIVWSIASVVLLIAGVGGLVWGWAFLRKEDEEEPEAPKQDPITTFALTPSQKALGKYLLAVVGLFTLQVFLGGFVAHYTIEGQGFYGIQTSDWLPYSLMRTWHIQSAMFWIATGFLAAGLFLAPVINGGKDPKYQKLGVDILFWALIAVVVGSFAGNFLAINQLMPAEWSFMLGHQGYEYVDLGRFWQILKVAGIAFWLFLMMRGIVPALKQGGDKNLLVLLTASVVAIGLFYGAGLAYGERTHISIMEYWRWWVVHLWVEGFFEVFATAALAFIFCSMGLVSRPMATAASLASASLFMLGGVPGTFHHLYFSGTTTPVMAVGASFSALEVVPLVVLGYEAWENWRLKFRAPWMQNIKWPLLFFVAVAFWNMLGAGVLGFMINPPISLYYVQGLNTTPTHAHAALFGVYGFLALGFCLLILRYIRPNMAFNERVMKTAFWWMNGGLVLMLFTSLLPVGVIQFVASASEGLWYARSEAFMQTPLLETLRWVRTIGDVIFIVGALAVTWQVVKGVLFPDAPDSVTTKPVEKSWSPAYAESDSAMAEAHQGDSVCCGHCGGDK from the coding sequence ATGGGTAAGTACAAAAGATTATGGTGGACGCTGATTGGCACATTGGCGGTCACCTTCGGGTTGTTGGGGTACTTTGGGGTCGAGGTGTACCGCAAGGCGCCGCCGATTCCGGACCAGGTGGTCACCGAGAGTGGTCAGACATTGATGACCGAAACCAGCATTCTCGACGGTCAGACCGCCTGGCAATCCGTGGGTGGTATGCAGCTCGGCTCCATCTGGGGGCACGGCGCTTACCAGGCGCCGGACTGGACCGCGGACTGGCTGCACCGGGAGCTGTTGGCCTGGCTGGAGTTGGCCGCTCAGGACAATTTCGGTGTCAGTTATGACGAGCTCGATGGGCGCGACCAGAATGCCCTTCAGTACGAGCTGAAGGAAGCCTATCGCACCAACACCTGGGATGCGGAGACCGACACCCTGGTGGTGTCCGATCGACGCGCTCAGGCGATGGCGCAGACAGCGGATTACTACAGCCGTCTGTTCGGCGGTGCGCCGGAGCTGCAGCCCACTCGGGAAAGCTACGCCATGAAGGAGGTCACGCTGCCGAGCGAAGAGCGCCGGGATCAGATGACCAATTTCTTCTTCTGGACCGCCTGGGCCGCCGCCACCGAGCGCTACCCCGGTGAAGCGACCTACACCAACAACTGGCCCCACGAGCCGCTGATCGACAATAAGCCCACCGCCGAGAACATCGTCTGGTCCATCGCCAGTGTGGTGCTGCTGATCGCCGGTGTCGGTGGCCTGGTCTGGGGCTGGGCGTTCCTGCGCAAAGAGGACGAAGAGGAGCCAGAGGCGCCCAAGCAGGACCCGATCACCACTTTTGCGCTGACGCCTTCCCAGAAAGCCCTGGGTAAATACCTGTTGGCGGTGGTGGGGCTGTTCACTCTGCAGGTGTTCCTGGGTGGGTTCGTCGCTCACTACACCATTGAAGGGCAGGGCTTTTACGGTATCCAGACTTCGGACTGGCTTCCTTACTCCCTGATGCGCACCTGGCACATTCAGTCGGCCATGTTCTGGATTGCCACCGGCTTCCTGGCGGCGGGCCTGTTCCTCGCGCCGGTCATCAACGGCGGCAAAGATCCGAAGTATCAGAAGCTCGGCGTGGACATTCTGTTCTGGGCGCTGATTGCCGTGGTGGTGGGTTCCTTTGCCGGTAATTTCCTGGCGATCAACCAGCTGATGCCTGCCGAGTGGAGCTTCATGCTGGGCCATCAGGGGTATGAATACGTTGACCTGGGCCGCTTCTGGCAGATTCTCAAAGTTGCCGGTATCGCCTTCTGGTTGTTCCTGATGATGCGCGGCATCGTGCCGGCCCTCAAGCAGGGTGGCGACAAAAACCTGTTGGTGTTGTTGACCGCCTCCGTGGTGGCCATCGGCCTGTTTTACGGTGCCGGGCTGGCTTACGGCGAGCGCACCCACATTTCCATCATGGAGTACTGGCGCTGGTGGGTCGTGCACCTGTGGGTAGAGGGCTTCTTTGAAGTGTTCGCTACCGCCGCACTGGCCTTCATTTTCTGCAGCATGGGTCTGGTATCCCGCCCCATGGCAACCGCCGCCTCCCTGGCATCGGCGTCACTGTTCATGCTCGGCGGCGTGCCCGGTACCTTCCACCACCTGTACTTCTCCGGTACCACCACACCGGTCATGGCGGTAGGAGCCTCGTTCAGTGCGCTGGAAGTTGTGCCCCTGGTGGTGCTCGGTTATGAAGCCTGGGAAAACTGGCGTCTCAAGTTCCGCGCTCCCTGGATGCAGAACATCAAGTGGCCGCTGCTGTTTTTTGTCGCCGTGGCGTTCTGGAACATGCTGGGCGCCGGTGTGCTGGGCTTTATGATCAACCCGCCCATCTCGCTCTACTACGTGCAGGGGCTCAATACCACGCCCACTCATGCACACGCCGCCTTGTTCGGGGTGTACGGCTTCCTGGCGCTGGGCTTCTGCCTGCTGATTCTCCGCTACATTCGCCCGAACATGGCGTTCAACGAGCGCGTGATGAAAACCGCCTTCTGGTGGATGAACGGTGGTCTGGTGCTGATGTTGTTTACCAGCCTGTTGCCGGTGGGCGTCATCCAGTTCGTTGCCAGTGCCTCTGAGGGCCTGTGGTATGCCCGCAGCGAAGCGTTCATGCAGACGCCGCTGCTGGAAACCCTGCGTTGGGTCCGCACCATTGGCGATGTGATTTTCATTGTCGGCGCCCTGGCAGTGACCTGGCAGGTGGTCAAGGGCGTACTTTTTCCGGATGCGCCGGACTCCGTCACCACTAAACCGGTGGAAAAATCCTGGTCACCGGCTTATGCTGAGTCCGACTCGGCGATGGCTGAGGCCCATCAGGGCGACAGTGTGTGCTGCGGACATTGCGGCGGAGATAAGTAA
- the ytfE gene encoding iron-sulfur cluster repair protein YtfE translates to MNWLTQSVGDIAREVPGATGVFHGYGLDFCCGGKQALARAVERKGIDAEALTAELDRLHAQADGARGDWADADNAELIEHILTRYHDVHREQLPELIRLSQRVELVHGGHPECPSGLASHLEGLLAELENHMAKEEQILFPMISRGMLGMAGGPVGMMRHEHDEHAQGLARIHELTRGINLPVGACNTWRALYLGLATFEVDLMDHIHLENNILFDRIDGQGAAAHG, encoded by the coding sequence ATGAATTGGCTGACACAATCGGTGGGAGATATTGCCCGGGAAGTACCCGGGGCCACCGGGGTATTTCACGGTTATGGTCTGGATTTCTGCTGCGGGGGTAAGCAAGCACTCGCGCGGGCCGTCGAGCGCAAGGGCATTGATGCCGAGGCACTGACCGCGGAGCTCGATCGGCTGCACGCCCAGGCCGATGGTGCCCGGGGCGACTGGGCGGACGCTGACAATGCCGAGCTGATCGAGCACATTCTGACCCGCTATCACGACGTTCATCGGGAGCAGCTGCCCGAGCTGATCCGGTTAAGCCAGCGCGTTGAGCTGGTACATGGCGGACACCCGGAGTGTCCGTCCGGATTGGCGAGTCACCTCGAGGGGTTGCTGGCCGAGCTGGAAAACCACATGGCCAAGGAGGAGCAGATCCTGTTCCCCATGATCAGCCGGGGCATGCTCGGGATGGCCGGCGGACCGGTCGGCATGATGCGCCATGAGCACGACGAGCACGCCCAGGGGCTGGCGCGCATTCACGAGCTGACCCGGGGCATCAATCTGCCGGTGGGCGCCTGCAATACCTGGCGCGCCCTGTACCTGGGGCTGGCCACCTTCGAGGTGGACTTGATGGACCACATCCATCTGGAAAACAACATTCTTTTTGATCGCATTGACGGACAGGGGGCCGCGGCACATGGGTAA